Within the Ensifer canadensis genome, the region CGGCGTTCTCCGGCGTGCCGATGAGCCGCGAGCGGGCGACGTCGATCTGATCCGGATGGCGCTCCGGGTCCGGGTCGATGACGAAGGCGCCGTACATGCCCTTGTGGATATGCCGACGCAGCGGCATCGCATGGCAATGATAGAGATGGCAGCCGAAAGGCTTGGCGTCGAATTCATAGACGAACTCATCGCCGGGATCGACCATGCCGGCCCCCGGTACGCCATCCATCCGCGCCGCGTGAATGCCGTGAAAGTGGATCGAATGCGGGTGTGAGGCGTAGTTGCGAAAGACGATGCGCAGGCGCTCGCCCTCCTTGGCCCGAAGCGCCGGGCCAGGCACGCGGCCGTTATAGGTCCAGGCCGGAAAGGTGATGCCCGGCGCGATTTCGATGTCGCGATCCTCGGCAGCCATCTCGAAGGTCCGGAGCGTTCGCCCATCCGGCAGTACCGAGACGGTGCCGGTGTCCCAGTCGGTCAGCATGTCGGTCGGATCGAAACCGTTGGCGGTGTTATCGACGTCGCCGACCGTCATCATGGCGCCGTGCCCCATCGCCGGCATCGGTGCCGCCATGCCTTCGGACGCCCGCGCGGCCATCTGGTGGC harbors:
- a CDS encoding multicopper oxidase domain-containing protein, whose translation is MGGLAAAGGTAICAGAAPAQIASHGGGHQMAARASEGMAAPMPAMGHGAMMTVGDVDNTANGFDPTDMLTDWDTGTVSVLPDGRTLRTFEMAAEDRDIEIAPGITFPAWTYNGRVPGPALRAKEGERLRIVFRNYASHPHSIHFHGIHAARMDGVPGAGMVDPGDEFVYEFDAKPFGCHLYHCHAMPLRRHIHKGMYGAFVIDPDPERHPDQIDVARSRLIGTPENAGWQELVMVMNAFDTNFDAENEFYAVNTVAHAFMKRPIRIVKSKPVRIYLINVIEFDPINSFHLHANFFDYYDQGTTLTPTLRTVDLITQCQAQRGILEFTFAEHEPGLYMFHPHQTEFTELGWVGMFDVVEALA